A stretch of the Mycobacterium sp. ITM-2016-00317 genome encodes the following:
- a CDS encoding mycofactocin-coupled SDR family oxidoreductase: MGTVNGRVEGKVVLVTGGARGQGRRHAVRLAEEGADIILFDICQDIEHNVYPLSTEQDLEEACREVEKSGHRVVSAAVDVRDRFALETALASAVAELGKLDVVVANAGICPLGDQPIGAFADAFDVDFVGVVNTVHSALRYLSAGASIVTVGSVAGLLAEKAGPGSAMGPQGAGGAGYNLAKQFIDRYTMALAAQLAPLSIRANVVHPTNVNTPMLHHEAMYKMFRPDLEHPALDDALLTFPMMQGMPIPYVEPEDISHAVTYLASDESRYVTGVQLKVDAGASLKF, from the coding sequence ATGGGCACGGTCAACGGCAGGGTAGAAGGCAAGGTGGTACTGGTCACCGGCGGCGCCCGCGGACAGGGCCGCCGGCACGCGGTGCGCCTGGCCGAGGAAGGCGCCGACATCATCCTGTTCGACATCTGTCAGGACATCGAGCACAACGTGTACCCGCTGTCCACGGAGCAGGACCTCGAGGAGGCCTGCCGGGAGGTCGAGAAGTCCGGGCACCGGGTGGTTTCCGCGGCCGTCGACGTCCGCGACCGGTTCGCGCTGGAGACTGCGCTGGCCTCCGCGGTCGCCGAACTCGGCAAGCTCGACGTCGTCGTCGCCAACGCCGGAATCTGCCCGCTGGGCGATCAACCGATCGGGGCGTTCGCCGACGCGTTCGACGTCGACTTCGTCGGCGTGGTCAACACCGTGCACAGCGCGCTGCGGTATCTCTCGGCCGGAGCGTCCATCGTGACGGTCGGGTCGGTGGCGGGCCTGCTCGCCGAGAAGGCCGGTCCCGGTTCGGCGATGGGGCCCCAGGGGGCCGGCGGCGCCGGATACAACCTCGCCAAACAGTTCATCGACCGCTACACCATGGCGCTGGCGGCGCAGCTGGCCCCGCTGTCGATCCGCGCCAACGTGGTGCACCCGACCAACGTCAACACCCCGATGCTGCACCACGAGGCGATGTACAAGATGTTCCGGCCCGATCTCGAGCACCCCGCACTCGACGACGCGCTGCTGACGTTCCCGATGATGCAGGGCATGCCGATCCCGTACGTCGAACCGGAGGACATCTCGCACGCCGTCACCTACCTGGCCTCCGACGAATCGCGCTACGTCACCGGCGTGCAGCTCAAGGTCGATGCCGGCGCCAGCCTGAAGTTCTGA
- a CDS encoding LLM class flavin-dependent oxidoreductase yields MRWGMPWPGTQLAQRCEEAGAAAFCAGEFADANAYVSAAEMAHGTARARIGPGIAYAFARSPFVHAAAARHLDKIAPGRVFLGLGAGTARMNRDWFGVDSTHPARRMTELVTCVRAFLAAENDEKVRFDGDFYSIDAYVRAPVLGPIDVPILLGAFNIHMIRAAGSVADGILGHGLFTDRWWDEVVDPQLNLGAQRAGRDPAGLLRWGWVITAVDDENPARAIQDAKRQIAFYLTVRTYDALVELHGWQDEVAAIRADFGAGNVRDLGAHVSDEMLHAMAVCGDTAQARAMLSARRCLPDLGFASPPGFLVSPRRRSFYGGQIAGLFAEIGAVL; encoded by the coding sequence ATGAGATGGGGAATGCCCTGGCCGGGAACGCAACTCGCACAGCGGTGTGAGGAGGCCGGCGCGGCGGCGTTCTGCGCCGGGGAGTTCGCCGACGCCAACGCCTACGTCAGCGCCGCGGAGATGGCGCACGGCACGGCGCGGGCCAGGATCGGCCCCGGGATCGCCTATGCGTTCGCCAGGTCCCCGTTCGTGCACGCCGCGGCGGCGCGCCACCTCGACAAGATCGCGCCGGGCCGCGTCTTCCTCGGTCTGGGGGCCGGCACCGCGCGGATGAACCGCGACTGGTTCGGGGTCGACTCGACCCACCCGGCGCGGCGCATGACGGAACTCGTCACATGCGTCCGGGCCTTCCTCGCCGCCGAGAACGACGAGAAGGTCCGCTTCGACGGCGACTTCTACTCGATCGACGCGTATGTCAGGGCACCGGTGCTGGGGCCCATCGACGTCCCGATCCTGCTGGGAGCGTTCAACATCCACATGATCCGCGCTGCGGGCAGCGTCGCCGACGGGATCCTCGGCCACGGCCTGTTCACCGACCGCTGGTGGGACGAGGTGGTGGACCCGCAGCTGAACCTCGGGGCGCAGCGGGCGGGGCGTGACCCCGCCGGGCTTCTTCGCTGGGGCTGGGTCATCACCGCCGTCGACGACGAGAACCCCGCCCGGGCGATCCAGGACGCCAAACGCCAGATCGCGTTCTACCTGACCGTCCGGACCTACGACGCGCTGGTCGAACTGCACGGCTGGCAGGACGAGGTCGCCGCGATCCGCGCGGACTTCGGCGCAGGCAACGTGCGTGACCTCGGTGCCCACGTCAGCGATGAGATGCTGCACGCGATGGCCGTCTGCGGGGACACCGCGCAGGCCCGCGCCATGCTGTCGGCCCGCAGGTGCCTGCCCGATCTCGGATTCGCGTCCCCGCCAGGGTTTCTGGTGAGCCCCCGACGCCGCAGCTTCTACGGCGGGCAGATCGCCGGACTGTTCGCAGAGATTGGAGCTGTGCTGTGA
- a CDS encoding OB-fold domain-containing protein yields the protein MSTSPVSAKPPRILPAVDDWSRPYWTGGADGRLRIAFCRDCGQYVHPPRQGCPDCAGELEFVAVSGDATLFTYTVAHQQFHPDVPTPFVIAVVELAEQPGLRMVTNIVECDPAALVSGMPLRVRFERHELEAGAVFVPVFAPASPDQRVPR from the coding sequence GTGTCTACCTCACCCGTTTCCGCGAAGCCGCCGCGGATTCTGCCCGCGGTCGACGACTGGTCCCGGCCCTACTGGACCGGCGGCGCCGACGGGCGACTGCGCATCGCTTTCTGCCGCGACTGCGGGCAGTACGTGCATCCGCCCCGGCAGGGGTGCCCGGACTGCGCGGGCGAACTGGAGTTCGTCGCGGTCTCCGGTGACGCGACGCTGTTCACTTACACCGTCGCGCACCAGCAGTTCCATCCCGACGTCCCAACACCTTTCGTGATCGCCGTGGTCGAACTCGCCGAACAGCCCGGCCTGCGGATGGTCACCAACATCGTCGAATGCGACCCGGCGGCACTGGTTTCGGGCATGCCGCTGCGGGTCCGCTTCGAGCGGCACGAGCTGGAGGCCGGGGCCGTGTTCGTCCCGGTGTTCGCACCGGCGTCACCTGATCAGCGGGTCCCGCGGTAG
- a CDS encoding AMP-binding protein encodes MCAADMLTDEIVAAARRNPGAVLEVHSDVNPTQTTLGELFAESCRLAAGLTALGIGPGDVVAVQLPNWRECFAAHAAVWLTGAVVLPIVPIYGPAELRSIARRSGACAVILARTTRGRDAAGTLAALADLPGLDHRVVVGERLPGTISYADLADCAATGFAPVSGVHPEDRCLLVYTSGTTAEPKGVQHTHASLLGELAATDEMRSTTDDRITLSVFPPGHIAGTLGILRMLCRADTTVAMDTWHPEAAARLIQRHSVNSSGGAPIHLAGILDVAERDGFDLSSVREYTTGAAGVAGMLIRRAAEFGVGAYRCYGSSEHPTVSLGRPEDPLDKRADTDGRICPGTEVRIVDDAGRDVSPGNAGEILTRGPELFRGYTDAEHNSAGMADGWFHTGDVGRLDADGYLIITDRKKDIIVRGGENISSKEVEDVLAGHPAVAEAAAVGAADDVYGERVCAFVVVNSGHRFGVGDAAAHFAACGLARQKTPERVVVVPELPRTASGKVQKHLLRAQLSSIND; translated from the coding sequence ATGTGTGCTGCTGACATGCTGACCGACGAGATCGTGGCTGCGGCCCGCCGGAATCCGGGCGCCGTGCTGGAAGTGCACAGCGACGTCAACCCCACGCAGACCACACTGGGTGAACTGTTCGCCGAAAGCTGCCGGCTGGCAGCCGGACTCACCGCGCTGGGTATCGGGCCCGGCGACGTCGTCGCGGTGCAGCTGCCGAACTGGCGCGAGTGCTTCGCCGCGCACGCCGCGGTCTGGCTGACCGGGGCGGTGGTCCTGCCGATCGTGCCGATCTACGGACCCGCCGAACTCCGGTCCATCGCACGCCGGTCCGGGGCGTGTGCGGTGATCCTGGCCCGCACCACACGCGGGCGGGACGCCGCGGGCACGCTGGCGGCGCTGGCCGACCTGCCCGGCCTGGACCACCGCGTCGTGGTCGGAGAGCGGTTGCCGGGCACCATCTCCTATGCAGACCTGGCCGACTGTGCTGCCACCGGCTTCGCGCCGGTATCCGGGGTGCACCCGGAGGACCGTTGCCTGCTGGTGTACACCTCGGGCACCACCGCAGAGCCCAAGGGCGTGCAGCACACCCATGCGAGCCTGCTGGGCGAGCTCGCCGCGACCGACGAAATGCGCTCCACCACAGACGATCGCATCACCCTGTCGGTGTTCCCGCCGGGACACATCGCCGGCACGCTCGGCATCCTGCGGATGCTGTGCCGGGCCGACACCACCGTCGCGATGGACACCTGGCACCCCGAGGCGGCGGCCCGGCTGATCCAGCGGCACTCGGTGAACAGCTCCGGTGGCGCGCCGATCCATCTGGCCGGCATCCTGGACGTCGCCGAGCGCGACGGCTTCGACCTGTCCAGTGTGCGGGAGTACACCACCGGCGCAGCCGGGGTCGCCGGAATGCTGATCCGCCGCGCCGCCGAATTCGGTGTCGGTGCCTACCGCTGCTACGGGTCGAGTGAACACCCGACCGTCAGTCTGGGGCGGCCGGAGGATCCGCTGGACAAGCGCGCGGACACCGACGGGCGGATCTGCCCGGGGACCGAGGTCAGGATCGTCGACGACGCGGGCCGGGACGTCTCGCCGGGTAACGCGGGTGAGATCCTCACTCGCGGACCCGAACTGTTCCGCGGATACACCGACGCCGAGCACAACAGCGCCGGGATGGCGGACGGGTGGTTCCACACCGGCGACGTCGGACGTCTCGACGCGGACGGCTACCTCATCATCACCGACCGGAAGAAGGACATCATCGTCCGCGGCGGCGAGAACATCTCGTCGAAGGAAGTCGAGGACGTCCTGGCCGGGCACCCGGCGGTCGCCGAGGCGGCCGCGGTCGGCGCGGCGGACGACGTCTACGGCGAACGGGTGTGCGCGTTCGTGGTGGTCAACTCGGGGCACCGGTTCGGAGTCGGCGACGCCGCAGCGCATTTCGCCGCGTGCGGTCTGGCGCGCCAGAAGACGCCCGAGCGGGTCGTCGTCGTCCCGGAACTCCCACGAACGGCCAGCGGCAAGGTGCAGAAGCATCTGCTCAGGGCGCAACTGTCATCGATCAACGACTGA
- a CDS encoding acyl-CoA dehydrogenase, with product MGIAITEDHRELAGVVRSFLQARGARTAARELLDAETEARPAFWAELAGLGWLGLHIPEEYGGADAGLPELVVVAEEFGRAVAPGPFVPTVIGSAVISAAGNDEQRTRWLPSLVDGTLTAGFGAAPGVTVEGDRFCGDAGVVFGAGLADLLILVVGEDVVVVDATADGVTVDVPANLDPARRSGRVTLTDVVLTADSVLPGAAAAALALARTIAAAEAVGGAHDCVDAAVEYAKVREQFGRTIGTFQAVKHHLANMLVAAEQGTATVWDAARAAESGEQAFTLMAAAAATLAFPAYVHNAELNIQVHGGIGFTWEHDAHLHLRRAVTMRGLLGGRDAPADVYTLTAKGVVRENSIDLPPEAEQLRAELRAELASWSELDDKQLRRRMIETGYVMPHWPKPWGRAADAVEQLVIEQELAQSGFKRPEYGITGWVILTLVQHGTQDQIERFVNPALRHDQVWCQLFSEPGAGSDAAAVSTKAVRADGGWLVTGQKVWTSNAQHCQLGLATVRTDPSASKHGGISTVIIDMSAPGVEVRPLRQITGGSEFNEVFFTDVFVPDRDVVGRPNDGWTVARATLGNERVSIGGGAAGAQGAASTIVDLTQRFGDRVAGAAERAGRFLAEDHALRLLNLRRAARSVAGAEPGPEGNVTKLLIAEHVVARAGLSAELFGADVALLSRPAKVTGLLVLGSRGMTIAGGTSEVTRNQIAERILGLPRDPLIR from the coding sequence ATGGGTATCGCCATCACCGAAGACCACCGTGAGCTAGCCGGCGTCGTCCGTTCCTTCCTGCAGGCCCGTGGTGCCCGCACCGCGGCCCGTGAGCTCCTGGATGCCGAAACCGAGGCGAGACCGGCCTTCTGGGCCGAGCTGGCCGGCCTGGGCTGGCTGGGGCTGCACATTCCCGAGGAGTACGGCGGCGCGGACGCCGGCCTGCCCGAGCTGGTGGTGGTGGCCGAGGAGTTCGGCCGGGCCGTCGCCCCGGGACCGTTCGTCCCGACGGTGATCGGCTCGGCCGTGATCTCGGCGGCGGGTAACGACGAGCAGCGCACGCGCTGGCTGCCGTCGCTGGTCGACGGCACCCTTACCGCCGGGTTCGGGGCCGCGCCCGGTGTCACGGTCGAGGGCGACCGGTTCTGCGGTGACGCAGGGGTGGTGTTCGGCGCCGGGCTGGCCGATCTACTGATCCTGGTCGTCGGCGAGGACGTCGTCGTCGTCGACGCGACCGCCGACGGCGTCACCGTCGACGTGCCCGCCAACCTCGACCCCGCCCGGCGCTCGGGCCGGGTCACGCTGACCGATGTCGTGCTGACCGCCGACTCCGTGCTGCCGGGCGCCGCCGCGGCCGCACTTGCGCTGGCGCGCACCATCGCCGCCGCCGAAGCCGTCGGCGGCGCGCACGACTGCGTCGACGCCGCGGTCGAATACGCGAAGGTCCGTGAGCAGTTCGGCCGCACCATCGGCACCTTCCAGGCGGTCAAGCACCACCTGGCGAACATGCTGGTCGCCGCGGAACAGGGCACCGCCACCGTCTGGGATGCGGCCAGGGCGGCCGAATCCGGCGAGCAGGCCTTCACGCTGATGGCGGCCGCCGCCGCGACGCTGGCGTTCCCGGCATACGTGCACAACGCGGAGCTCAACATCCAGGTGCACGGCGGCATCGGGTTCACCTGGGAGCACGACGCGCACCTGCACCTCCGGCGGGCGGTGACGATGCGCGGGCTGCTCGGGGGCCGGGATGCCCCGGCCGACGTGTACACCCTGACAGCCAAAGGGGTGGTCCGGGAGAACTCGATCGACCTGCCGCCCGAGGCCGAGCAACTGCGCGCCGAGCTGCGCGCCGAACTCGCGTCCTGGTCGGAACTCGACGACAAGCAGTTGCGGCGGCGGATGATCGAGACGGGCTACGTGATGCCGCACTGGCCGAAGCCGTGGGGCCGCGCCGCCGACGCGGTGGAGCAGTTGGTCATCGAGCAGGAACTCGCGCAAAGCGGTTTCAAACGACCGGAATACGGCATCACCGGCTGGGTGATCCTGACGCTCGTCCAGCACGGCACGCAGGACCAGATCGAGCGGTTCGTCAACCCGGCGCTGCGTCACGACCAGGTGTGGTGCCAGTTGTTCTCCGAACCCGGCGCCGGATCGGACGCCGCCGCAGTGAGCACCAAGGCGGTCCGCGCCGACGGCGGCTGGCTCGTCACCGGACAGAAGGTGTGGACCAGCAACGCCCAGCACTGCCAGCTGGGCCTGGCGACCGTGCGCACCGATCCGTCCGCGTCCAAGCACGGCGGTATCAGCACCGTGATCATCGACATGTCCGCCCCGGGGGTGGAGGTGCGCCCGCTGCGGCAGATCACCGGCGGCTCGGAGTTCAACGAGGTGTTCTTCACCGACGTGTTCGTCCCCGACCGGGACGTCGTCGGGCGACCGAACGACGGCTGGACGGTGGCGCGGGCGACGCTCGGGAACGAACGGGTCAGCATCGGCGGGGGAGCGGCCGGTGCGCAGGGTGCCGCGAGCACGATCGTCGACCTGACCCAGCGCTTCGGTGACCGGGTTGCCGGTGCCGCCGAGCGGGCGGGGCGCTTCCTCGCCGAGGATCATGCGCTGCGGTTGCTCAATCTGCGCCGGGCCGCCCGCAGCGTCGCCGGCGCCGAACCCGGACCGGAAGGCAACGTGACCAAGCTGCTGATCGCCGAGCACGTGGTCGCACGCGCAGGACTGTCCGCCGAGCTCTTCGGCGCCGACGTCGCGCTGTTGTCCCGCCCGGCGAAGGTGACCGGGCTGCTGGTGCTGGGGTCGCGCGGTATGACGATCGCCGGGGGCACCTCGGAGGTCACCCGCAACCAGATCGCCGAACGGATCCTCGGGCTACCGCGGGACCCGCTGATCAGGTGA